GACTATAGGTAGGGTGAGCAACTGTCAGGAAGGATAGTGATCCACTGCTGATTCAAGAGTACCATGCTGATTCAAGCTCCTCCCTCTTGTACAGTACAAAGATGATCGCTGAGTCAAGTGTACCAGGATGAATCCACAAAAATAATTActtgaatataaaaaattaaaaatctTAAAACTGTTCATTGACAGGCTTTTGTGTTACTTTTATTACATTTAAAATAGCCCACGTTCAGTACAACTGACAAACAATGTTTGTAATGTAGGTTTTAATTCCCTCGGTGTATCGATCATTCCGCATTGGGAATTCTTCATTCTGCTCTTGCGTAAGTCAGTGCAGATATTGCTGCCTGTGTATCACCATTGCTCCACTAGAAATACTTTGCTCTAATCATGTTTTCCTGGTTGAAGTCTCCGTGAGGGACTGAAAACCACTCGTTCTCTCTCCTCATGTAATGTTTGAGTTCGGTACCGCCTTGCTCACTCAGGTGAATTGTGACCAGCAAGACCCCGTCTTTGGTCCCGGAATATACCGCCGTGCAAACGTCCTTTTGGTCTCCATACCAGACGACGTTCTGACCATCCGAGACTCTGTTAAAGTTGCCGTGTTTTGGAAAGTAGGACTTGTGAAGAACTCCATCTGCGGCGTCTTCATAGACCTCAGTTTTCTTGGGGTCAATTAGCGAAATGTCCAGCATCTGTGGCACAAACTTGAGCTTCTTGCTGAGGTCATTTACGCTCTTGACAAAGTCTCCCTCCGAAACCTGCTTCCACCCGGTATGAGCCCTTCTGTAACGCCTCGTGTAGACGAGATTCCCGAGGCTGCACATCAGACTGACATGCGTATCCGAGTAGAGCGAAGGCACAGTTATGGCCGTGCAGCTCTCGCCCTGTCTGGCGGTCCATACTGTGCTACCCCCGCGGATGACTTTTGTGATTTGCACGTGTGGCTTTGGCAAGTGTTTGACCACATCCAGACCTGCGTCCCTCGAGATGCTGGCAAAGACCTTGTTGATGTCCGGGCTCTCCAAGTCGAAGCTAATGCCCACCTTCTTTAAGGGGCTCGTCAGCTTTAGGCTATGGCAGAGTCTTACCAGAGAAACAACCCAGAACAGCAccagaatcctcatcttgt
This region of Theileria equi strain WA chromosome 1, complete sequence genomic DNA includes:
- a CDS encoding signal peptide-containing protein (encoded by transcript BEWA_028250A); translation: MRILVLFWVVSLVRLCHSLKLTSPLKKVGISFDLESPDINKVFASISRDAGLDVVKHLPKPHVQITKVIRGGSTVWTARQGESCTAITVPSLYSDTHVSLMCSLGNLVYTRRYRRAHTGWKQVSEGDFVKSVNDLSKKLKFVPQMLDISLIDPKKTEVYEDAADGVLHKSYFPKHGNFNRVSDGQNVVWYGDQKDVCTAVYSGTKDGVLLVTIHLSEQGGTELKHYMRRENEWFSVPHGDFNQENMIRAKYF